From a single Ooceraea biroi isolate clonal line C1 chromosome 12, Obir_v5.4, whole genome shotgun sequence genomic region:
- the LOC105278880 gene encoding uncharacterized protein LOC105278880 produces the protein MGRVCCVLGCPSGGDAPSHQIPKNPVLFQKWKDMIYSEKIQHMTDEQISKCTVCYRHFASDDYLITYRVRKLKRGIAPSLNLPNKPASSSSEPDVVKTEPDTESEPLSASASVKEERVEGAGSGEAAAGIALFEDAPETLELRFEESPDRVSSNERVERIDLATEPEFESHCKKERASRRKRARLKQKQLTLLRCKKQAERYERTPTIQRILSLLTSDEVAAAKAKIRRSRYLPKVYVKVYHDIAKSKALSHKT, from the coding sequence ATGGGGAGAGTGTGTTGCGTTTTGGGATGCCCATCGGGTGGCGATGCCCCGTCTCATCAGATCCCGAAGAACCCAGTCCTCTTCCAGAAATGGAAGGACATGATCTACTCCGAGAAGATTCAGCACATGACTGACGAGCAGATAAGCAAGTGCACCGTCTGCTACCGCCACTTTGCCAGTGACGATTATCTGATAACTTATCGAGTAAGGAAACTGAAACGTGGCATCGCACCCTCACTAAATCTGCCGAACAAACCtgccagcagcagcagcgagcCGGATGTAGTTAAAACAGAACCAGACACTGAATCCGAGCCATTGAGCGCAAGTGCGTCCGTAAAGGAGGAGCGTGTAGAAGGTGCGGGGAGTGGAGAAGCCGCAGCTGGCATTGCGTTGTTCGAGGACGCTCCGGAGACGCTGGAGCTGCGCTTCGAGGAATCGCCAGACCGCGTCTCGTCGAACGAGCGCGTCGAGCGAATCGACCTGGCGACGGAGCCAGAATTCGAGTCACAttgcaaaaaggaaagagcATCGAGGAGAAAACGAGCGAGACTGAAGCAGAAGCAGTTGACGCTACTGCGATGCAAGAAGCAGGCCGAGCGATACGAGAGAACGCCTACGATACAGAGGATACTGTCGCTGTTGACGTCCGACGAAGTGGCGGCTGCCAAGGCGAAAATACGAAGGTCGAGATACCTGCCGAAGGTGTATGTTAAAGTGTACCACGACATTGCGAAGAGTAAGGCTCTTTCTCATAAGACCTGA